A region from the Kineothrix sp. IPX-CK genome encodes:
- the ispD gene encoding 2-C-methyl-D-erythritol 4-phosphate cytidylyltransferase, with protein MKTKCAAVVLSAGQGKRMNSDVPKQYLFIKDKPVLYYSLKVFQESFIDEIILVTAESDIEYCKKEIVEKYGFDKVSRITAGGRERYHSVFAGIEAAAECSYIFIHDGARPFVTAEILERAYASVIEYDACVIGMPSKDTVKLVDENGFASTTPKRDLVWTVQTPQVFSFPLIKEAYSILIRDEKRLLAEGMLITDDAMVMETFTDTKVKLVEGSYENIKITTPEDLKIAEAFLDKADK; from the coding sequence TTGAAGACGAAGTGTGCAGCAGTCGTATTATCGGCGGGGCAGGGTAAGCGAATGAACAGCGACGTACCGAAACAATATCTTTTTATCAAGGATAAGCCGGTACTTTATTATTCCCTGAAGGTATTTCAGGAGAGCTTCATAGATGAAATCATACTGGTAACGGCAGAAAGCGATATCGAATATTGTAAAAAAGAAATTGTTGAAAAATACGGTTTCGATAAGGTTTCCCGCATAACAGCAGGCGGCAGGGAAAGGTACCATTCCGTCTTTGCCGGAATAGAAGCAGCAGCTGAATGCAGTTATATTTTCATCCACGACGGAGCCAGACCTTTTGTAACGGCAGAAATTTTAGAGCGCGCTTACGCAAGCGTTATTGAATATGACGCATGTGTCATAGGCATGCCTTCCAAGGATACCGTTAAATTAGTGGATGAAAACGGCTTTGCCTCTACGACACCGAAACGGGATTTAGTATGGACGGTGCAGACGCCGCAAGTGTTTTCTTTTCCTTTAATAAAAGAAGCCTACAGCATTTTGATTCGGGACGAGAAGCGTCTTCTGGCAGAGGGAATGCTGATCACAGATGATGCGATGGTTATGGAGACTTTTACCGATACAAAGGTGAAGCTTGTGGAAGGCAGCTACGAAAATATAAAAATCACAACTCCTGAGGACTTAAAAATAGCGGAAGCTTTTTTGGATAAAGCCGATAAATAG
- a CDS encoding alpha/beta hydrolase produces the protein MSKTIQALGNLVDVNGHKIHVFCTGQGKRTFVFLSGHGTSCPTLDFKPLWSILSSENVIVVVERAGYGWSETTNTSRDLDTVLGETRKALELSNIEAPFILVPHSLAGLEAIYWAQKYPYEVEAIIGLDSAIPEAYDNFKMPSAAILSVIGLLTKIGIHRPFVKSFYKKSPAAQSGYLTKADNEAYIEILKNRTFTSDMLNEAKYVRQNADKVKNGTLPVNTPIYLFISNDNEKIIANWGKMLSDYIADFKNGKSMLLECGHYVHAYETIKIAKEIDDFIRGI, from the coding sequence ATGAGTAAAACAATTCAGGCGCTTGGCAATCTGGTTGATGTGAATGGTCATAAAATCCATGTTTTTTGCACCGGACAGGGGAAACGTACTTTTGTTTTTTTATCGGGTCATGGTACGAGCTGCCCAACCCTTGATTTTAAGCCTTTATGGTCAATACTATCTTCTGAAAATGTAATTGTCGTAGTAGAAAGGGCAGGCTATGGCTGGAGTGAAACGACAAATACCTCTCGTGACTTAGATACTGTACTTGGAGAAACACGAAAAGCATTAGAGCTGTCCAATATAGAAGCGCCATTTATATTGGTTCCACATTCACTTGCAGGATTGGAGGCTATTTATTGGGCGCAAAAGTATCCGTATGAGGTAGAGGCAATCATCGGATTGGATTCGGCAATTCCAGAAGCCTATGATAATTTTAAAATGCCGTCCGCGGCGATTCTCAGCGTTATTGGACTTTTAACCAAGATAGGAATACATAGGCCTTTTGTAAAGTCTTTTTATAAAAAATCGCCGGCGGCACAGTCAGGATATCTAACTAAAGCTGATAACGAAGCATATATTGAGATACTTAAAAATCGCACATTTACATCTGATATGCTTAATGAAGCAAAATATGTAAGACAAAATGCGGATAAGGTTAAAAATGGAACGCTCCCCGTTAACACTCCGATTTACCTTTTTATCTCAAATGACAACGAAAAAATAATCGCTAACTGGGGTAAAATGCTTTCCGATTATATAGCTGATTTTAAGAACGGAAAGTCTATGTTATTGGAATGCGGGCACTATGTGCATGCATACGAAACGATAAAAATTGCTAAAGAGATAGATGATTTTATCCGGGGTATATAA
- a CDS encoding response regulator produces the protein MYTVVVADDEKELRKALIRNVNWAEIGFQLVGEAENGAEALELVEKLEPDLLLTDIKMPFLSGIELARQVREVKPATQIAFLSGYDDFSYAQQAIQYNIISYILKPVSAAEINEELINIKNKIDEKYKEFTAHNQTQEQLKAAEFLLPLMLDGFRGSLSEKQQEGILENAVRFGILNAKNSELRYAVTVVEIFDEDGENITEPANVNAVDTILKKYVKHMSFYIEGKVVSLLVATGAGFDKYLHILTEEIAQSVHRIMKKVCVIGISRAVEKLENVHESYIEAVNAVGYSKRNGNGIQFISDIERADEYDVEGMKSFSNDVESLIRGGTCLELENYLNNTFDKMMEAHVSITTMNFVMVQMILAVFQIVYAVADYDMLQELQKQNPLSSRIAYEDFSKLKKKYIGFCLTAQKIIAEQRKKSSALICDKALKLIETRYMDPDISLVSISTEIAVSPNYLSALIKKSTGSTFTDILTKKRITIAKEMILCTSMKVREISEKCGYNDQHYFSYCFKRVVGISPNACRREYEERMAEA, from the coding sequence ATGTATACAGTAGTTGTCGCGGACGATGAAAAAGAATTGCGAAAAGCCCTGATACGGAATGTCAACTGGGCTGAAATAGGATTTCAACTGGTGGGGGAGGCCGAAAATGGGGCGGAAGCATTGGAGCTCGTGGAGAAGCTGGAACCGGATTTACTCTTGACGGATATCAAGATGCCGTTCTTGTCCGGAATTGAACTGGCAAGACAGGTGCGCGAGGTCAAGCCCGCGACTCAAATTGCGTTTTTGAGCGGTTACGACGATTTCAGCTATGCACAGCAGGCCATTCAGTACAATATCATTAGCTATATATTGAAGCCGGTCTCGGCCGCCGAGATAAACGAAGAGCTCATAAACATAAAAAATAAAATAGATGAGAAATATAAAGAATTTACTGCCCATAATCAGACGCAGGAGCAACTTAAGGCTGCGGAATTTCTGTTGCCTCTGATGCTGGACGGCTTTCGGGGAAGTTTGAGCGAAAAACAGCAGGAGGGTATTTTGGAGAATGCGGTGCGTTTTGGAATTTTGAATGCGAAGAACAGCGAGCTGAGGTATGCTGTTACAGTCGTCGAGATTTTTGATGAGGATGGAGAGAATATTACGGAGCCTGCGAACGTAAACGCGGTGGACACCATTCTAAAAAAGTATGTGAAGCATATGAGTTTTTATATAGAGGGAAAGGTCGTCTCGCTGCTCGTGGCGACTGGGGCCGGCTTCGACAAGTACCTTCATATTCTGACAGAGGAAATCGCCCAAAGCGTACATCGGATCATGAAAAAGGTTTGTGTTATCGGTATCAGCCGGGCTGTGGAAAAACTGGAAAACGTTCACGAATCTTATATCGAGGCAGTGAATGCGGTGGGGTATTCTAAACGAAACGGAAACGGTATTCAATTTATATCGGATATCGAGCGGGCGGATGAATACGATGTGGAGGGGATGAAGAGCTTCAGCAACGATGTGGAGAGTCTGATTCGTGGCGGGACATGCCTTGAATTGGAAAATTATCTGAACAATACTTTCGATAAGATGATGGAGGCACATGTTTCTATTACAACGATGAACTTTGTTATGGTGCAGATGATATTAGCGGTATTTCAGATTGTTTATGCGGTTGCCGATTACGATATGCTTCAGGAACTGCAGAAACAGAACCCGCTTTCGAGCCGGATTGCTTATGAAGATTTTTCGAAACTCAAGAAAAAATATATCGGTTTTTGTCTGACGGCGCAGAAAATTATCGCAGAGCAGAGGAAGAAGAGCAGTGCCCTTATATGTGATAAAGCATTGAAGCTCATAGAAACGAGATATATGGACCCGGATATTTCGCTTGTGTCTATCAGCACTGAAATTGCGGTCAGTCCAAACTACCTAAGCGCGTTGATTAAAAAATCGACGGGAAGCACATTCACAGATATCCTGACGAAGAAGCGGATTACTATCGCGAAGGAGATGATTCTGTGTACATCGATGAAGGTGAGGGAAATATCAGAGAAATGCGGGTACAATGACCAGCATTATTTCAGCTACTGCTTTAAAAGAGTAGTCGGAATCTCACCCAATGCCTGCCGGAGGGAATATGAAGAAAGAATGGCAGAAGCCTGA